One segment of Anatilimnocola aggregata DNA contains the following:
- a CDS encoding methyltransferase family protein has translation MNSAAAPANEAVSNPSWGTLSRRWWHVAFQLATRRRMGVTLVVFTTLIVCDVLLWKSRPCDVLNLTNWATLAGEALLLIGLFVRSWAAGTLHKSSEITKSGPYGLVRNPLYIGSFLMMLGFSILLRDWIAMWMVLGPLLAMYLNKVRQEEIHMARNFPDAWQAYEQSTPRFIPRWSRPNLVGFSFRQWLYNREYQAVFASVIGLLALWIWHAATA, from the coding sequence ATGAACTCCGCAGCGGCACCCGCTAACGAAGCAGTCAGCAATCCCTCGTGGGGTACTTTGTCCCGCCGCTGGTGGCACGTGGCCTTTCAGCTGGCGACCAGGCGGCGGATGGGCGTGACGCTGGTGGTCTTCACCACACTCATCGTGTGCGATGTGCTCCTTTGGAAATCGCGTCCCTGCGATGTGCTCAATCTCACCAACTGGGCCACGCTCGCGGGTGAAGCACTGTTGTTGATCGGCCTGTTTGTTCGTTCGTGGGCTGCCGGCACCCTGCACAAATCTTCGGAAATCACCAAGTCGGGCCCCTATGGCCTGGTGCGCAATCCGCTCTACATCGGCTCGTTCCTGATGATGCTCGGCTTTAGCATTCTCTTGCGCGACTGGATCGCCATGTGGATGGTCCTCGGCCCGCTGCTGGCGATGTACCTGAACAAAGTGCGGCAAGAAGAGATTCACATGGCCCGCAACTTTCCCGATGCGTGGCAAGCTTACGAACAATCGACGCCCCGCTTCATCCCGCGTTGGAGCCGACCGAACCTCGTCGGCTTCTCGTTTCGCCAGTGGCTCTACAATCGCGAGTATCAAGCCGTCTTCGCCTCCGTCATCGGCCTGCTCGCCCTTTGGATCTGGCACGCTGCCACGGCTTGA
- a CDS encoding JmjC domain-containing protein encodes MILQRLLGDVSAATFLEEHFFRTPFARPGGCLDVIAWDAATTCQQLLPQPELDLLVTREGRPWEGPPVNSAALGEEALAAGYTLCLRHADKHDPVLAKIAAEFQAEFLAPIDVHIYCTPAEQPGFSWHYDAEEVFILQTEGSKDWWLRKNTVNPWPLVETIPADMRYEREIMPALHCTLQAGDWLYIPAGYWHRTSATERSTSLSIGILSPTGIDLFDFLRTQLLDDLRWRQRLPVLGAANPKTPEEVAAQCQEMFAELAKDLQRRMQNKSLVPAFIRARGNSL; translated from the coding sequence ATGATTTTGCAGCGACTGCTGGGCGACGTTTCCGCCGCTACCTTTTTGGAAGAACACTTTTTTCGCACGCCATTCGCCCGACCGGGTGGCTGCCTGGATGTAATTGCTTGGGACGCAGCTACGACCTGCCAGCAACTTTTGCCTCAGCCGGAATTGGACCTGCTCGTCACGCGCGAGGGGCGACCGTGGGAAGGACCGCCGGTGAACAGTGCCGCCTTGGGCGAAGAGGCGCTCGCGGCGGGCTATACGCTGTGCCTGCGGCATGCCGACAAGCACGACCCGGTCCTGGCGAAGATCGCAGCTGAGTTTCAAGCCGAGTTTTTGGCTCCCATCGACGTACACATCTACTGCACGCCGGCCGAGCAGCCGGGCTTTAGTTGGCACTACGATGCCGAAGAGGTTTTTATCCTGCAGACCGAAGGCTCGAAGGACTGGTGGCTGCGGAAGAACACAGTCAACCCGTGGCCCCTCGTCGAGACGATTCCCGCCGACATGCGCTACGAGCGCGAAATCATGCCCGCTCTGCACTGCACGCTGCAAGCCGGCGACTGGCTCTATATTCCTGCCGGCTACTGGCACCGCACCAGCGCGACCGAGCGCTCGACGTCACTCTCCATCGGGATCCTCTCACCCACTGGCATCGACCTGTTCGACTTCCTCCGCACGCAACTGCTCGACGACCTCCGCTGGCGGCAGCGCCTGCCGGTGCTCGGTGCAGCGAATCCAAAAACTCCAGAAGAAGTCGCCGCGCAGTGCCAGGAGATGTTTGCGGAACTCGCGAAAGATTTGCAGCGGAGAATGCAGAACAAGTCGCTGGTGCCTGCTTTCATTCGAGCGAGAGGCAACTCGCTTTGA
- a CDS encoding GlsB/YeaQ/YmgE family stress response membrane protein: MATLGSIIVWAIFGLVVGLIARMLYPGRQSMGLMMTMLLGIAGSLVGGFISWGLGFRPEDGAFRGAGWIMSIVGALIVVWLSLYASSRGTGSYRGA, from the coding sequence ATGGCTACGTTAGGTTCAATCATCGTGTGGGCAATCTTCGGTCTCGTGGTTGGGTTGATCGCGCGAATGCTCTATCCCGGTCGCCAATCGATGGGGCTGATGATGACGATGCTGCTCGGCATTGCCGGGTCGCTCGTTGGCGGGTTCATCTCGTGGGGCCTGGGATTCCGGCCCGAAGATGGTGCCTTCCGCGGTGCCGGTTGGATCATGTCGATCGTCGGCGCGCTGATTGTCGTCTGGCTCAGCTTGTATGCTTCGTCGCGCGGCACCGGTAGCTATCGCGGCGCGTAA
- a CDS encoding DUF1501 domain-containing protein: MFPAEFSTRRRLWLQAAGLGLLGFSRSGLATTLHAADAKQAEPQKTRRHCLVLWMTGGPTQTDTFDMKPGHANGGEFKEVATAAAGLKFSEHLPKLGKLANHLAVIRSLSTKEGDHGRGTYLMRTGHQPQGPIQYPGIGSSLSKALGSEEDAVPQNVAIAPYRAFNPQAFGPGFLGPRYSPLTVGANDSLQPPMPGTASYAEMKVDDLVPPSHVSKQEMNERLELWKSLQASFLATHRGPVPVAQNTVYQRALKLMDSRAAEAFDLTQEPSAVRDAYGRSRFGQGCLMARRLIERGVSFVEVSLGDLAENRIGWDTHIANFAAVKTLSTELDAGWGTLMEELQDRGLLASTTILWIGEFGRTPKINMQGGRDHFPAAWSCVLAGGGIKGGQAYGQTSDDGETVEEGKVDVGDVLATLCTAAGIDPETKNVSDQGRPIKLAEGKPIRELLA; encoded by the coding sequence ATGTTTCCAGCCGAGTTTTCCACACGGCGACGTCTGTGGTTGCAGGCAGCCGGGCTGGGCTTGTTGGGCTTCAGTCGCAGCGGGTTGGCAACGACCCTGCACGCAGCAGACGCTAAGCAGGCGGAACCGCAGAAGACTCGGCGGCATTGCCTCGTGCTCTGGATGACGGGCGGCCCCACGCAGACCGATACTTTCGACATGAAGCCCGGCCATGCCAACGGCGGCGAGTTCAAAGAAGTGGCAACCGCTGCGGCGGGCCTCAAGTTCAGCGAGCATTTGCCCAAGCTTGGCAAGTTGGCCAATCACCTGGCGGTGATTCGGAGCCTAAGCACCAAGGAGGGCGATCACGGTCGCGGAACCTACTTGATGCGAACCGGGCATCAACCCCAAGGGCCGATTCAATATCCGGGCATTGGTTCGTCGCTATCGAAGGCCCTCGGCAGCGAGGAAGACGCCGTCCCGCAGAATGTGGCGATTGCTCCCTATCGGGCGTTCAATCCGCAGGCGTTTGGTCCCGGCTTTCTCGGTCCCCGTTATTCGCCCTTGACTGTTGGCGCGAACGATTCACTGCAGCCACCGATGCCCGGCACGGCGAGCTATGCGGAGATGAAGGTCGACGACCTGGTGCCGCCGTCTCACGTCAGCAAGCAAGAGATGAACGAGCGCTTGGAACTATGGAAGTCGTTGCAAGCGAGTTTTCTCGCCACGCATCGCGGGCCGGTGCCGGTAGCTCAGAACACGGTCTATCAGCGGGCACTCAAGTTGATGGACAGCCGCGCGGCAGAAGCCTTTGATCTGACTCAAGAGCCCTCCGCAGTTCGCGACGCCTATGGTCGGAGCCGATTCGGTCAGGGCTGCTTGATGGCGCGCCGGTTGATCGAGCGCGGCGTATCGTTTGTCGAAGTCTCGCTGGGCGACTTGGCCGAGAATCGAATCGGCTGGGATACGCACATCGCGAACTTCGCCGCCGTAAAGACCCTCTCGACTGAACTTGACGCGGGCTGGGGCACACTGATGGAAGAACTGCAGGACCGTGGACTGCTGGCTTCGACGACCATACTTTGGATTGGCGAATTCGGCCGCACGCCGAAGATTAACATGCAAGGTGGCCGCGATCACTTCCCTGCAGCCTGGTCGTGTGTGCTCGCGGGAGGTGGAATCAAAGGTGGCCAGGCTTATGGCCAGACCAGCGACGATGGCGAAACCGTCGAAGAAGGGAAAGTCGACGTCGGCGACGTACTCGCCACACTCTGCACAGCGGCAGGTATCGATCCGGAAACGAAAAACGTTTCCGATCAAGGCCGGCCGATCAAACTCGCGGAGGGCAAACCCATCCGCGAGTTATTGGCCTGA
- a CDS encoding GTP-binding protein, translating to MSATPPTIRFIMLGGFLGAGKTTAIGRLAWHYQSQGLKVGIVTNDQATDLVDTQSLRAQGFEVGEVPGACFCCNFNALTKTVADLSADERPDVILAEPVGSCTDLVATVIRPLQQLFAAHFDVAPYGVLLKPSHGGRILRNDARAGFSPQAAYIFRKQLEEADFIVINRVDQLPPAEVEELTRLLNSAYPGTPVLRTSAQSGEGFPALVELVDQKGRFGQRKMELDYDVYAAGEAELGWLNSSLKISSNELIDLDRLLMEIVTTLEASFRELNVETAHLKTIGLADGVYAVANLVSSFSAPELSLPSKAKVREAQVIVNARVATLPAVLTEQVAAALEKVFLQHRATLHVQQTQSFQPGRPVPTHRLEPSPQ from the coding sequence ATGTCCGCCACCCCACCCACGATTCGCTTCATCATGCTGGGCGGCTTTCTCGGAGCCGGCAAAACCACGGCCATCGGTCGCCTGGCGTGGCACTATCAGAGTCAGGGGCTGAAAGTGGGGATTGTGACGAACGATCAGGCCACCGACCTGGTCGATACGCAAAGCTTGCGAGCCCAGGGTTTTGAAGTGGGAGAAGTTCCCGGGGCTTGCTTCTGCTGCAACTTCAACGCGTTGACGAAGACGGTGGCAGACCTGAGCGCCGACGAGCGGCCCGATGTCATCCTGGCCGAGCCCGTGGGAAGTTGCACCGACCTGGTCGCCACTGTCATTCGTCCCCTGCAACAACTGTTTGCCGCTCACTTCGATGTCGCGCCTTACGGAGTGCTGCTGAAGCCCAGTCACGGTGGGCGCATCTTGCGGAACGATGCCCGCGCCGGTTTCTCGCCGCAGGCGGCCTACATCTTTCGCAAGCAATTAGAAGAAGCCGATTTCATCGTCATCAATCGCGTCGATCAACTCCCGCCAGCAGAAGTCGAAGAGTTGACTCGGCTGTTAAACTCCGCTTATCCCGGCACACCGGTGCTGCGAACATCGGCCCAGTCGGGCGAGGGCTTTCCGGCGCTCGTCGAACTGGTCGATCAGAAAGGGCGGTTCGGTCAGCGGAAGATGGAGCTTGACTATGACGTGTATGCTGCCGGCGAAGCGGAACTCGGTTGGCTCAATAGTAGCCTGAAGATTTCTTCGAACGAGCTCATCGATCTCGATCGCCTGCTGATGGAGATTGTGACGACCCTGGAAGCTTCGTTCCGCGAGCTTAACGTCGAAACAGCTCACCTGAAAACGATTGGCCTGGCTGATGGCGTGTATGCCGTTGCCAATCTGGTAAGCAGTTTTTCGGCACCAGAGTTGTCGCTCCCCTCGAAGGCGAAAGTGCGCGAGGCGCAGGTGATCGTCAACGCGCGGGTGGCGACGTTGCCCGCGGTGCTGACGGAGCAAGTTGCTGCGGCCCTGGAAAAGGTTTTCCTGCAGCATCGGGCTACATTGCACGTGCAGCAGACGCAATCGTTCCAGCCCGGGCGGCCAGTGCCGACGCACCGGCTGGAACCCAGCCCGCAGTAG